A portion of the Acidimicrobiales bacterium genome contains these proteins:
- the nuoI gene encoding NADH-quinone oxidoreductase subunit NuoI has protein sequence MGYLTGFKVTLRQIFLPRVTSRYPDEKRRKPVRLHGRHVLNRYEDGMEKCIGCELCAGVCPARCIYVRGADNPPDSPVSPGERYGFVYEINYLRCIHCDLCVEACPTEAITESKLFEFSFTNRQDAIYTRDELLVDDEGRPQQLPWEDWRPGEDRHTSAWMRATASAGVGAEEGVVHWSGELGYGVRAPEAGQTRELPPEHHGPDAYGLREAAVHQADLAHAHEGDPE, from the coding sequence ATGGGCTACCTGACCGGGTTCAAGGTGACCCTGCGCCAGATCTTCCTGCCCCGGGTCACGTCGCGCTACCCCGACGAGAAGCGGCGCAAGCCTGTGCGCCTCCACGGCCGGCACGTCCTCAACCGCTACGAGGACGGCATGGAGAAGTGCATCGGGTGCGAGCTGTGCGCCGGGGTGTGCCCGGCCCGCTGCATCTACGTGCGGGGCGCCGACAACCCGCCCGACTCCCCGGTCTCGCCCGGCGAGCGCTACGGCTTCGTCTACGAGATCAACTACCTGCGCTGCATCCACTGCGACCTCTGCGTCGAGGCGTGCCCCACCGAGGCCATCACCGAGTCCAAGCTGTTCGAGTTCTCCTTCACCAACCGCCAGGACGCCATCTACACGCGCGACGAGCTGCTGGTGGACGACGAGGGCCGGCCCCAGCAGCTGCCCTGGGAGGACTGGCGCCCGGGCGAGGACCGCCACACCTCGGCCTGGATGCGCGCCACCGCCTCGGCGGGGGTGGGCGCCGAGGAGGGAGTCGTGCACTGGTCGGGCGAGCTCGGCTACGGCGTGCGCGCCCCCGAGGCGGGCCAGACCCGGGAGCTCCCGCCCGAGCACCACGGCCCCGACGCCTACGGCCTGCGCGAGGCCGCCGTGCACCAGGCCGACCTGGCCCACGCCCACGAGGGGGACCCCGAGTGA
- the nuoK gene encoding NADH-quinone oxidoreductase subunit NuoK — translation MTLGGTWYLALAAVLFSIGAVGLLVRRSVLVMFMCIELMLNAVNLTFVTFSRMLGDINGQSLVFFVLVVAAAEVVVGLGIIVSIFRRRPDATADDLNILKG, via the coding sequence ATGACGCTCGGGGGAACCTGGTACCTGGCGCTGGCGGCGGTTCTGTTCAGCATCGGCGCCGTCGGCCTGCTCGTGCGCCGCAGCGTCCTGGTCATGTTCATGTGTATCGAGCTGATGCTCAACGCCGTGAACCTGACCTTCGTCACCTTCTCCCGGATGCTGGGGGACATCAACGGCCAGTCGCTCGTGTTCTTCGTGCTCGTGGTGGCCGCCGCCGAGGTGGTGGTCGGGCTCGGCATCATCGTGTCGATCTTCCGGCGCCGGCCCGACGCCACCGCCGACGACCTCAACATCCTCAAGGGTTAG
- a CDS encoding NADH-quinone oxidoreductase subunit J yields MSAALGAPVLATAMVDSVVFAICAAIVLVGALGVVLWRNPVYSALSLVLTLFGVAVLFVEEDAQFLAAVQVIVYAGAIVVLFLFVIMLLGVDRAEPETTTRLPGQRPVAVLLGTAALGELLALARWRHWLTGAKPPGQGAIGGGANTGALAKSLFTTYLLPFELTSLLLIIAVMAAVVLARRPSHTPPAPPPLAESDDVGAPLAPALGPDEAAAGVRNVTDEEVGAV; encoded by the coding sequence GTGAGCGCGGCCCTCGGAGCCCCGGTGCTGGCCACGGCCATGGTCGACAGCGTGGTCTTCGCCATCTGCGCCGCCATCGTGCTCGTCGGCGCCCTCGGCGTGGTGCTGTGGCGCAACCCGGTCTACTCCGCCCTCTCGCTCGTCCTGACCCTGTTCGGGGTGGCGGTGCTGTTCGTCGAGGAGGATGCCCAGTTCCTCGCCGCCGTCCAGGTCATCGTCTACGCCGGCGCCATCGTCGTGCTGTTCCTGTTCGTGATCATGCTGCTCGGGGTGGACCGGGCCGAGCCCGAGACCACGACCAGGCTGCCGGGACAACGGCCGGTGGCCGTTCTGCTGGGCACGGCCGCGCTCGGGGAGCTGTTGGCCCTGGCCCGCTGGCGCCACTGGCTCACCGGGGCCAAGCCCCCGGGCCAGGGGGCCATCGGGGGCGGGGCCAACACCGGGGCGCTGGCCAAGTCGCTGTTCACGACCTACCTGCTGCCCTTCGAGCTCACCTCGCTCCTGCTGATCATCGCCGTGATGGCCGCGGTGGTGCTGGCCCGGCGGCCGTCCCACACCCCCCCGGCCCCGCCGCCCCTGGCCGAGAGCGACGACGTCGGCGCCCCGCTGGCCCCGGCCCTCGGCCCCGACGAGGCCGCCGCCGGCGTGCGCAACGTGACCGACGAGGAGGTCGGGGCGGTATGA